In Naumovozyma dairenensis CBS 421 chromosome 2, complete genome, the following are encoded in one genomic region:
- the EFG1 gene encoding Efg1p (similar to Saccharomyces cerevisiae YGR272C; ancestral locus Anc_5.30), whose amino-acid sequence MANPKSHRKNNALGASLEMTQFVDAGANKIKKRIRDLERLLKKKKDILPDTVIIEKERTLEALKLELENATLRQKIKHNAKKYHMVRFFERKKALRRYKKALNELTSAKDKDEKKIKATELQERKIDLCYVVNFPKTEKYIALYPNTKNEDDSESDSDNKKENDEKDQTSRRRKAFRSVVIKQMEEGTLPVPFDDILEGKKLNKEGTGILLEDESNTKSGRKDERKAGENKKELNEEEEEEEDDFFE is encoded by the coding sequence ATGGCTAATCCAAAAAGTCACAGGAAAAATAATGCATTAGGAGCATCATTAGAGATGACTCAATTTGTAGATGCAGGTGCcaataaaataaagaaaagaataagaGATCttgaaagattattgaagaagaagaaagatataTTACCAGATACAGTGATTATAGAGAAGGAAAGAACTTTAGAAGCTTTGAAAttggaattagaaaatgcTACATTAAGACAGAAGATTAAACATAATGctaaaaaatatcatatgGTTAGATTCTTCGAAAGGAAAAAGGCATTAAGAAGATACAAGAAAGCTTTGAACGAATTGACCTCTGCAAAGGATAAAGatgagaagaaaataaaagcAACAGAGTTACAGGAAAGGAAAATTGATTTATGTTATGTGGTTAATTTCCCcaaaactgaaaaatatattgcCCTGTATCCAAACActaaaaatgaagatgattcaGAATCTGATTCTGataacaaaaaagaaaatgacgAAAAAGATCAAACCAGTCGGAGAAGGAAAGCATTCCGTTCCGTTGTTATAAAACAAATGGAAGAAGGTACTTTACCTGTTCCATTCGATGATATCTTGGAAGGTAAGAAACTAAATAAGGAAGGTACTGGTATCctattagaagatgaatctAATACTAAATCAGGCAGAAAAGATGAACGTAAAGCTGGAGAAAATAAGAAGGAActtaatgaagaagaagaagaagaggaagatgatttctttgaataa
- the SLH1 gene encoding RNA helicase (similar to Saccharomyces cerevisiae SLH1 (YGR271W); ancestral locus Anc_5.31) has product MSVSYSVTSAGSYMQAMQTMIEASHSFNIDREKVSIPTIDNEIKKEHSSEHDNTTTLTVLAQDKNEWDDIYKEFDDISFEQLQSVVESYKKGNVTSIYHKINRLVRSCTSSMPPDSLLDSVIQLTFTYEKGELAKELLDFLGPENIELLSFLLEHRNQLINQPVEDVLQQIRNSENNGPRLLSQKDIRNQVLQNAESAKNQKLDPAQKVVKYPHVFRKYEASGSSSLSFSGQKFSLPLGTTRTSFQTFEEIIIPAADPSTNKKFVFTKLLKVEDLDYYCRSVFKYETLNQIQSLVYPVAYRTNENMLICAPTGAGKTDIALLAILNAIKQFSTANDDGEIDIQYDDFKVIYVAPLKALAAEIVAKFSEKLSVFDIKVRELTGDMQLTKSEIIETQVIVTTPEKWDVVTRKANGDNDLVSKVKLLIIDEVHLLHEDRGSVIETLVARTLRQVESSQSMIRIVGLSATLPNFMDVADFLGVNRQVGMFYFDQSFRPKPLEQQLLGCRGKDGSKQSKENIDKTSYEKLLEMIQRGYQVMVFVHARKETVKSSRTFIKMAQSNAEIDLFAPDPSTKDRYSKQLAKNRDKDLKELFQFGFGVHHAGMSRSDRNLTEKMFKDGAIKVLCCTATLAWGVNLPADCVIIKGTQVYDSKKGGFIDLGISDVIQIFGRAGRPGFGSAHGTGILCTSNDRLDHYVSLITQQHPIESKFGAKLVDNLNAEISLGTVTNVEEAIQWLGYTYMFVRMKKNPFTYGIEWDEVASDPQLYERRKRMIVTAARRLHSLQMIVFDEISMHFISKDLGRVSSDFYLLNESVEIFNQMCDPRATEADVLSMISMSSEFDGIKFREEEAKELTGLSDSAVECQVGGALDTPQGKTNVLLQAYISQSRIMDSALSSDANYVAQNSVRICRALFLIGVNRRWGNFSKVMLDICKSIEKRLWSFDHPLCQFDLPENIIHQIRTKRPSMEHLLELEPEELGELLHNKKMGGKLYSLLSRFPKIQIETEIFPISSNVMRVHVTLKPDFIWDGRIHGDAQFFWVMVEESDKSQILHFEKFILNRRYVKNPHEMDFMIPLSDPLPPQIVVKAVSDTWIGCESTHAISFQHLIKPHNETLQTKLQRLRPLPTTALHNSLIESIYPFKYFNPMQTMTFHTLYNTNENVFVGSPTGSGKTVVAELAIWHAFREFPGKKIVYIAPMKALVRERVDDWSKRFTPVTGDKVVELTGDSLPDPRDVRDATIVITTPEKFDGISRNWQTRKFVKDISLVIMDEIHLLASDRGPILEMIVSRMNYIASKTGQPIRLLGMSTAVSNAHDMAGWLGVKNNGLYNFSSSVRPVPLKMYIDGFPDNLAFCPLMKTMNKPAFMAIKQHSPDKPALIFVASRRQTRLTALDLIHLCGMEDNPRRFLNIDDEEELRYYISQVTDDTLKLALQFGIGLHHAGLVEKDRSISHRLFEQNKVRILIATSTLAWGVNLPAHLVIIKGTQFFDKKIQGYKDMDLTDILQMMGRAGRPAYDTSGTAIVYTKESKKMFYKHFLNVGFPVESSLHKVLDDHMGAEITSGTITNKQEALDFLNWTFFFRRAHHNPTYYNIEVDTGDAGVSKHLSELIDSTLENLKESRCISIHGTDIEPTPFLSVASYYYISHKTIRLLLKQIYNKATFRDVLKWLSLAVEYDDLAVRGGETIMNVELSAQSRYSGESTFTGEWELPIFDPHVKAFLLLQAYLSRADLPIADYIQDTVSVLEQSLRILQAYIDVASELGYFETVLTMIKVMQCIKQGCWYEDDQTSTLPGCTLTRHVDMEFTEQGYPLQPKQGLLSLNEIGTFSYKKLQSLIRKFNIDDEDTKQFLYITQRLPVLKDIGFKKQIDNDKITLTASHSNNKSTKGFEVYCSKFPKIQKELWFLIGYEGSELVLLKRCQPRQHGKEVVLSCDLLIPEELQNHKIYFLLVNDAMDIKYQLSHKIL; this is encoded by the coding sequence ATGTCGGTTTCATATTCAGTGACGTCTGCTGGCTCATATATGCAGGCAATGCAGACTATGATCGAAGCCTCTCACTCTTTTAATATTGATCGAGAAAAGGTTTCAATCCCAACTATAGacaatgaaataaaaaaagagCACTCATCTGAGCATGATAACACTACCACATTGACTGTGCTAGCCCAAGATAAGAATGAATGGGATGATATTTATAAAGAATTCGATGATATATCGTTTGAACAACTACAATCTGTTGTCGAATCCTATAAAAAAGGAAATGTGACATCTATTTATCATAAAATTAATCGATTGGTTCGATCATGTACATCATCAATGCCTCCAGATTCACTATTAGATTCAGTTATTCAATTGACATTTACATATGAAAAAGGTGAACTAGCAAAGGAATTATTGGACTTCTTGGGCCctgaaaatattgaattgCTTTCGTTCTTATTGGAACATAGGAACCAGCTGATTAACCAGCCTGTAGAAGATGTCCTGCAACAGATTAGAAACTCAGAAAATAATGGACCGCGTCTTTTATCACAAAAGGATATTAGGAACCAAGTATTACAGAATGCAGAATCAGCAAAAAATCAGAAGTTAGATCCAGCTCAAAAAGTTGTCAAATATCCACATGTTTTCAGGAAATATGAAGCCAGTGGATCATCTTCACTTTCGTTCAGTGGACAGAAATTTTCCTTACCTTTGGGAACTACAAGAACTTCCTTTCAaacatttgaagaaattattattcccGCAGCAGATCCCTCTACCAATAAGAAATTTGTATTTACAAAATTGTTGAAGGTGGAAGATTTGGATTACTATTGCAGGTCTGTCTTCAAATATGAAACtttgaatcaaattcaatcGTTGGTATATCCTGTTGCTTATAGAACAAATGAGAATATGCTAATCTGTGCACCAACAGGTGCAGGTAAAACGGATATCGCCCTTTTGGCAATTTTAAATGCAATCAAACAGTTTTCAACGGCgaatgatgatggtgaaaTAGATATCCAATATGACGATTTTAAAGTCATATACGTAGCTCCATTAAAGGCCTTGGCTGCAGAAATTGTTGCCAAGTTTAGTGAGAAACTGTCTGTCTTTGATATCAAAGTCAGGGAATTGACTGGGGATATGCAATTAACGAAATCTGAAATTATAGAGACTCAAGTAATTGTTACTACGCCAGAAAAATGGGATGTTGTAACACGTAAAGCAAATGGGGATAATGATTTGGTTTCTAAAGTTAAACTTCtaattattgatgaagtaCATTTATTGCATGAGGATAGAGGTTCGGTCATTGAGACATTGGTTGCTCGTACCTTAAGACAGGTTGAAAGCTCTCAATCCATGATAAGAATTGTAGGTTTATCTGCCACTTTGCCCAATTTTATGGATGTAGCAGATTTCCTGGGAGTAAATAGACAAGTGGGGATGTTTTACTTCGATCAGTCATTCCGTCCTAAACCTTTAGAACAACAATTGCTTGGCTGTAGAGGAAAAGACGGTAGTAAACAAAGTaaggaaaatattgataaaacATCATATGAGAAATTACTGGAGATGATTCAAAGAGGATATCAAGTAATGGTTTTTGTGCATGCAAGAAAAGAGACGGTCAAGAGCTCGAGGACCTTTATCAAAATGGCCCAATCGAATGCTGAAATAGATCTTTTCGCTCCTGATCCCTCCACGAAGGATAGATATTCAAAACAATTGGCGAAAAATAGAGATAAAGATTTAAAGGAACTGTTTCAATTTGGATTCGGTGTGCATCATGCGGGCATGTCAAGATCAGATCGTAATTTAACTGAGAAAATGTTTAAAGATGGAGCAATTAAAGTTTTATGTTGTACTGCCACTTTGGCCTGGGGTGTGAATCTTCCTGCCGATTGTGTAATTATAAAAGGAACACAAGTCTATGACTCTAAAAAAGGTGGTTTTATCGATTTAGGCATATCCGATGTCATTCAAATCTTCGGTCGTGCTGGTAGACCAGGTTTTGGTTCTGCACACGGTACAGGTATTCTTTGTACATCAAATGATCGTCTTGATCATTATGTTTCATTGATAACACAACAACATCCAATTGAATCTAAGTTCGGAGCAAAATTAGTGGACAACCTGAATGCAGAAATCTCTTTAGGTACAGTTACGAACGTCGAGGAAGCTATCCAATGGTTAGGTTATACTTACATGTTTGTTagaatgaagaaaaatccATTTACTTATGGTATCGAGTGGGATGAGGTCGCCTCTGATCCACAACTCTATGAAAGGAGGAAACGAATGATCGTTACTGCAGCACGAAGGTTGCACTCCTTACAGATGATTGTCTTTGATGAAATATCTATGCATTTTATTTCCAAAGATCTTGGTAGAGTCTCTTCAGACTTTTACTTATTGAACGAATCCGTTGAAATCTTCAATCAAATGTGTGACCCACGTGCCACTGAAGCAGACGTACTATCAATGATCAGTATGAGTAGTGAGTTTGATGGTATTAAATTTAGAGAAGAAGAGGCGAAGGAATTAACTGGGCTTTCAGATTCTGCAGTAGAATGTCAGGTTGGTGGTGCCTTGGACACACCACAAGGTAAAACTAACGTTTTATTACAGGCTTATATTTCACAGAGTAGGATTATGGACTCTGCATTGTCATCGGATGCAAACTATGTCGCCCAGAATTCTGTCAGAATCTGTCGTGCCTTATTTTTGATTGGGGTTAATAGAAGATGGGGTAATTTTTCGAAAGTCATGCTAGATATTTGCAAATCTATTGAAAAGAGACTGTGGTCATTTGATCATCCTTTATGTCAGTTCGACTTGCCCGAAAACATCATCCATCAAATTCGCACCAAGCGTCCTTCCATGGAACATCTACTCGAACTTGAACCGGAGGAGTTAGGTGAGCttcttcataataaaaaaatgggTGGTAAATTGTATAGTTTATTAAGTCGTTTCccaaaaattcaaattgaaacaGAGATATTTCCCATTTCTTCTAACGTCATGAGAGTACATGTTACTTTGAAGCCGGATTTCATATGGGATGGTAGAATACATGGTGATGCTCAGTTCTTCTGGGTGATGGTTGAGGAATCAGATAAATCACAAATTTTACATTTCgaaaaattcattttgaaCAGACGTTACGTGAAAAATCCTCATGAAATGGATTTCATGATCCCGCTTTCCGATCCATTGCCACCACAGATTGTTGTCAAAGCTGTGTCGGACACTTGGATTGGTTGTGAATCTACACATGCTATATCCTTCCAGCACTTGATTAAACCGCACAATGAAACTTTACAAACTAAACTGCAACGTTTGAGGCCGCTACCAACAACAGCTCTTCATAACTCTCTCATTGAAAGTATTTACCCGTTCAAGTACTTTAATCCAATGCAAACTATGACATTTCATACTTTATATAATACCAATGAAAATGTATTCGTTGGTTCACCTACTGGTTCAGGTAAAACTGTTGTTGCAGAATTGGCCATCTGGCATGCATTTAGAGAATTTCCTGGTAAGAAAATTGTGTATATCGCACCAATGAAGGCGTTAGTTAGAGAAAGAGTTGATGATTGGAGTAAAAGATTCACACCAGTGACAGGAGATAAAGTAGTTGAATTGACTGGTGATTCTCTGCCCGATCCTCGTGATGTCAGGGATGCTACTATCGTAATTACCACAcctgaaaaatttgatggTATCTCACGTAATTGGCAAACTCGTAAATTTGTGAAGGATATTTCATTAGTTATTATGGAtgaaattcatttattgGCAAGTGATCGTGGTCCAATTTTAGAGATGATTGTTAGTCGTATGAACTATATTGCATCGAAAACGGGTCAACCGATTCGTCTGCTTGGTATGTCAACTGCTGTTTCGAATGCCCATGATATGGCTGGATGGCTTGGcgtaaaaaataatggtttATACAATTTCTCATCTAGTGTACGTCCAGTTCCATTGAAGATGTACATAGATGGTTTCCCAGATAATTTAGCATTTTGTCCATTAATGAAAACTATGAATAAGCCTGCTTTTATGGCAATTAAACAACATTCTCCTGATAAGCCTGCTTTGATTTTTGTTGCATCTCGTAGACAAACAAGATTAACGGCGTTAGATCTGATTCACTTATGTGGTATGGAAGATAATCCAAGGagatttttgaatattgatgacgaagaagaGCTACGGTATTATATTTCCCAAGTAACTGATGATACGTTGAAACTAGCTTTACAATTTGGTATTGGGCTACATCATGCTGGTTTAGTGGAAAAAGATCGTTCAATTTCACATCGACTTTTCGAGCAAAACAAAGTTCGAATTTTAATTGCGACATCTACATTAGCATGGGGTGTTAACTTACCTGCACATTTAGTTATTATCAAAGGTACTCAATTCTTTGACAAGAAAATTCAAGGATACAAAGATATGGATCTAACAGATATTTTGCAAATGATGGGAAGAGCTGGTAGACCAGCATATGACACTAGTGGTACAGCCATTGTTTATACTAAAGAATCAAAGAAGATGTTTTACAAACATTTCTTAAATGTCGGATTCCCCGTCGAATCTTCGCTACATAAAGTACTAGATGACCATATGGGTGCTGAAATAACATCTGGTACTATTACAAACAAGCAAGAGGCtcttgattttttgaattggaCCTTTTTCTTCCGTAGAGCTCACCACAATCCTACTTATTATAATATCGAAGTTGATACTGGAGATGCAGGTGTTAGCAAACATCTGAGTGAATTAATCGACTCTACTCTGGAAAACTTAAAGGAATCCCGATGTATTTCTATACATGGTACTGATATTGAACCAACCCCGTTCTTAAGCGTTGCAtcctattattatatttcgCATAAGACAATCCGTTTACtattgaaacaaatttaTAACAAGGCAACATTTAGAGACGTTTTAAAATGGTTATCATTAGCTGTTGAATATGATGATTTAGCTGTTAGAGGTGGCGAAACTATAATGAATGTTGAATTATCTGCCCAATCGAGATATTCTGGTGAAAGTACTTTCACGGGAGAATGGGAATTACCAATATTCGATCCTCATGTTAAGGcctttttattattacaagcATATTTAAGTCGTGCTGATTTACCAATTGCTGATTATATTCAAGATACTGTCTCTGTTTTAGAACAATCGCTACGTATTTTGCAGGCCTATATTGATGTGGCAAGTGAATTGGGTTATTTCGAAACAGTATTAACCATGATCAAAGTTATGCAATGTATTAAACAAGGATGCTGGTATGAAGATGACCAAACTAGTACTTTGCCAGGGTGTACATTAACGAGACATGTCGATATGGAATTTACTGAACAGGGATATCCTTTACAACCTAAACAGGGATTGTTGtcattgaatgaaattgGTACTTTTAgttataaaaaattacaaagtTTGATAAGAAAGtttaatattgatgatgaagacaCTAAACAGTTCTTATATATTACACAACGATTACCCGTTTTGAAAGACATTGGCTTTAAGAAACAGATAGATAATGACAAAATAACTTTAACTGCGTCCCattccaataataaatctacTAAAGGATTTGAAGTGTATTGTAGtaaatttccaaaaatacAGAAAGAACTTTGGTTTTTGATTGGTTATGAAGGCTCGGAATTGGTACTACTAAAAAGATGTCAACCACGTCAGCATGGTAAAGAAGTTGTTCTTTCTTGTGATTTATTGATACCTGAAGAGTTGCAAAACCATaagatttatttcttattgGTAAATGATGCGATGGATATTAAATACCAATTATCTCATAAAATTTTGTAA
- the NDAI0B00750 gene encoding Ty1/Copia family ribonuclease HI (Ty-like retrotransposon), whose product GANWYKLIKGFLTDKLNMTEVLGWPCVFMKRKDKQVLIICLFVDDMILFTNSNKMATDAIELLKTRFATKVINDGKGNTINKYDILGMEIEYVKNHSMKFGMEKSLEEKLPTLGIDLSKLRKVPGTPGLIIEKEDIKVTKQEYNQKVKWMQQIIGLASYVGYKYRFDLLYYINVLARHTLYPSGTVIQLAKELIQYLWNTRGRKLIWLKSNNSNTHNKLDIICDASFANQENFKSQYGHIIKLNDNIIAGTSSKSTITCSSSTEAELYSVSQAIPQFELLTALVKEIEDKTIELKLISDSQPGIASMKNNDEKIMKKKFYAIRLLRLKEEIKERISNSNILTLRKTSQTFLLNHYQ is encoded by the coding sequence CTGGTGCTAACTGGTACAAACTAATTAAAGGATTTCTAACAGATAAACTAAATATGACTGAAGTCCTGGGATGGCCATGTGTATttatgaaaaggaaagataAACAAGTATTGATAATCTGTTTATTTGTTGATGATATGATACTGTTCACTAACTCAAATAAAATGGCAACTGACGCAATTGAACTATTAAAGACAAGATTTGCTACAAAGGTTATAAACGACGGCAAAGGCAACACAATAAACAAATATGACATTCTAGGTATGGAAATCGAATATGTTAAGAACCACTCCATGAAATTTGGCATGGAAAAATCTCTAGAGGAGAAACTCCCAACGCTAGGTATAGACTTATCGAAGCTAAGGAAAGTCCCAGGAACCCCAGGTCTGATTATAGAAAAGGAGGACATCAAAGTTACCAAACAAGAATATAACCAAAAGGTGAAATGGATGCAACAAATCATTGGACTCGCATCTTATGTTGGTTACAAATACagatttgatttattatacTACATTAACGTACTAGCAAGACATACATTATATCCAAGTGGTACGGTAATCCAATTAGCTAAAGAACTGATCCAATATTTATGGAACACAAGAGGAAGGAAATTAATATGgttgaaatcaaataattcaaataccCACAATAAATTGGATATAATATGTGACGCTTCATTTGCAAACCAAGAAAACTTCAAGTCTCAATACGGTCATATAATAAAGCTGAATGATAACATTATTGCCGGAACTTCATCCAAAAGTACTATCACATGCTCTTCATCAACAGAAGCAGAATTATACTCTGTTAGCCAAGCTATTCCtcaatttgaattattaacgGCCCTAGTAAAAGAAATCGAAGATAAAACTATAGAACTGAAATTGATCTCTGATAGCCAACCAGGAATAGCCTCCATGAAAaacaatgatgaaaaaattatgaagaaaaagtttTATGCAATTAGACTACTAAgattaaaagaagagatAAAAGAAAGGATATCAAACTCGAATATATTAACACTAAGGAAAACATCGCAGACATTCTTACTAAACCACTACCAGTAA